A portion of the uncultured Methanobrevibacter sp. genome contains these proteins:
- a CDS encoding Ig-like domain-containing protein, with translation MKFSKFKLLALLFLMLMVFAGLSCISAQDINETSQDIVSQNQSDALSMMPDDDDFYYIQEEIDNAESGDKILLSKDYVGSGDAITVDKSLTIDGNGHTLDAKGLSHVFTVNADNVVISNVKFLNGDSDNGGAIHWNGDSGNLKNCIFEKCYSDEGSAIYWTGGLGYINGCNFNKCYGDGGCIAWDVEEEDSYEGHSRIINCNFVDNDCRAIDVLSSCSHIYEISACSFIRNTDEACGGAIYNYGTITKITNSNFIGNTAEDGSEETSGGAIVNYRDINEISNSNFTDNYAYWGGVIENSGNIGTITKNRFISNSAEYGGVIDNWDDGSISKITNNYFEDNSAEDGAVINNIDYAVIYVFSGNQLLNNVASYGSEIANEATINVQEDNIESDGIYRNTYFTTNNPNVKAYPNSATFTFVLKNSDGNPVSNADVSYTCDGKTVNTKTDSDGAVSFTISPAKSGSYKITGKFLGDKYNNASSFTKTIAVGKNAVKFASPTKQVSYSSSKRTFKIALKTSNNKVLKSKYVTLSINGKNYNAKTDSKGIATFKIKLPNKKNKYNYKVKFAGDNANSAKTYSGKLVVDKFKVKFTDPSKTIIYHAVTKKSFSIYLKDNYNNALKNKKVTLTFNKKTYTAKTDSSGYVSFTVTIPLKDTTIKYTVKYNGDSQYYKKTYTGKLKLSYTNIICFYYYGYPVYI, from the coding sequence ATGAAATTTAGCAAATTCAAATTATTAGCATTGCTTTTTTTAATGTTAATGGTTTTCGCAGGATTATCTTGCATTTCGGCTCAGGATATAAACGAAACCTCTCAGGATATAGTTTCTCAAAATCAGAGTGATGCTTTAAGCATGATGCCTGACGATGATGATTTCTATTATATTCAGGAGGAAATAGACAATGCTGAAAGTGGTGATAAAATACTGCTTTCAAAGGATTATGTTGGGTCTGGAGATGCAATCACTGTTGATAAGTCATTAACCATTGACGGTAATGGTCATACTTTAGATGCAAAAGGACTTTCACATGTATTTACTGTTAATGCAGATAATGTTGTAATCAGTAATGTCAAGTTTTTAAACGGAGATAGTGATAATGGTGGAGCTATTCATTGGAATGGTGACTCCGGTAATTTAAAAAATTGTATTTTTGAAAAATGTTATTCTGATGAAGGCAGTGCAATATACTGGACCGGAGGTCTGGGATATATAAATGGATGTAATTTCAACAAATGTTATGGTGATGGAGGATGTATCGCATGGGATGTTGAAGAAGAGGACAGTTATGAGGGTCATAGTCGTATAATCAACTGTAATTTTGTTGATAATGACTGTAGGGCTATAGATGTTTTATCATCATGCAGCCACATATATGAGATTTCAGCATGCAGTTTCATAAGAAATACTGATGAGGCCTGCGGTGGTGCAATCTATAACTATGGTACCATAACTAAAATTACCAACAGCAATTTCATTGGAAATACTGCTGAGGATGGTAGTGAGGAAACTTCCGGCGGAGCCATCGTAAATTATAGAGATATAAATGAAATTTCAAACAGTAACTTTACGGACAATTATGCATATTGGGGTGGAGTGATTGAAAACAGCGGTAATATTGGAACAATTACTAAAAACAGGTTCATATCCAATAGTGCCGAATATGGTGGAGTAATAGATAATTGGGATGACGGTTCAATATCCAAAATTACAAACAACTATTTTGAGGACAATAGTGCTGAGGATGGAGCTGTAATAAACAATATTGATTATGCTGTAATTTATGTATTTTCTGGAAATCAGCTATTAAACAATGTAGCAAGTTATGGGTCTGAAATAGCCAATGAGGCGACAATCAACGTTCAGGAGGATAACATAGAGTCTGACGGCATCTACAGGAATACATATTTTACAACAAACAATCCTAATGTAAAAGCATATCCGAATTCAGCTACATTTACATTTGTTCTTAAAAATTCAGACGGTAATCCTGTATCCAATGCGGATGTCAGCTATACATGTGATGGGAAAACTGTCAATACAAAAACAGATTCAGACGGTGCAGTATCATTTACAATATCTCCTGCAAAATCCGGTTCATATAAAATTACTGGAAAGTTCTTAGGGGATAAATATAACAATGCAAGCTCATTTACCAAGACAATTGCTGTTGGTAAAAATGCTGTGAAGTTTGCAAGTCCAACCAAACAGGTTAGCTATTCATCATCCAAAAGAACCTTCAAGATTGCTTTAAAAACTTCTAACAATAAGGTTTTAAAATCAAAATATGTTACATTGTCAATCAACGGTAAAAACTATAATGCCAAGACAGACTCCAAGGGTATTGCAACATTTAAGATTAAACTTCCAAACAAGAAGAATAAATATAACTATAAGGTTAAATTTGCAGGGGATAATGCAAACAGTGCAAAAACATATTCAGGCAAACTTGTTGTAGATAAATTCAAGGTTAAATTTACAGATCCTAGTAAAACAATAATTTATCATGCTGTAACTAAAAAAAGTTTCTCAATTTACCTGAAAGATAATTACAACAATGCTTTGAAAAATAAAAAGGTTACTTTAACTTTTAATAAGAAAACCTACACTGCCAAAACGGATTCTTCGGGTTATGTGAGTTTTACAGTTACAATTCCTCTTAAGGATACAACAATAAAATATACTGTTAAATACAATGGGGATAGCCAGTATTACAAGAAAACTTATACTGGCAAACTTAAATTAAGTTATACCAATATTATATGTTTCTATTATTATGGGTATCCGGTTTATATTTAG